One genomic window of Mucilaginibacter sp. SJ includes the following:
- a CDS encoding glycoside hydrolase family 27 protein: MRKIKTFLAPLLRGGAMDKSGSRGVLCARNNKSDEHTPTPLSRGESHYPRFFSFFLLLCFFACTRLSAQVAATPPMGWNSYNCFGSAVHEDEVKANADYMAEHLKQYGWEYVVVDFLWSYDNPPGSNIGNPFQLRLQDGSYVPWLTMDKWGRLTPQPTKFPSAFGGNGFKPLGDYIHSKGLKFGIHVMRGIPRQAVWSKSPVKGTNGITADMVADTNSKCPWMNHMYGLDMKKPGAQEYLNSLLELYASWGVDFIKVDDLSRPYSNAEVEGYQKAIQQCGRQVVLSLSPGETPVAQAAHAAKYANMWRMADDFWDNWKEILHMFEYAKSWEGASGPGHWPDCDMIQIGKLSKRGPVGQERFSRFTEDEEITHMTFWSIFQSPLMIGGNMPENRDFELKLFTNDEVIAVNQKGAHPKQLYKKDGAMVWYSQIPGSKDIYAAFFNIGDDDKSVSLNFKDLGLKGKVTVRDLWKKQDVGQYKTSYQQKINKHGAALFKLSPKN, translated from the coding sequence ATGAGAAAGATAAAAACGTTTTTAGCTCCCCTCTTGAGAGGGGGCGCGATGGATAAGAGCGGGAGCAGGGGGGTGTTATGCGCCCGGAATAACAAAAGCGATGAACACACCCCTACACCCCTATCAAGAGGGGAATCGCACTACCCCCGCTTTTTCTCTTTTTTCCTACTGCTTTGTTTTTTTGCCTGCACCCGTTTATCGGCGCAGGTAGCAGCTACACCGCCAATGGGCTGGAACAGTTATAACTGTTTTGGTTCGGCAGTACATGAAGATGAAGTAAAGGCCAATGCCGATTATATGGCAGAGCATTTGAAGCAATATGGCTGGGAGTATGTGGTGGTGGATTTTTTATGGTCGTACGATAACCCTCCGGGCAGCAATATCGGCAACCCATTCCAATTGCGTTTGCAGGATGGTTCATACGTGCCATGGTTAACTATGGATAAATGGGGCCGCCTTACACCGCAGCCTACTAAATTCCCTTCGGCTTTTGGTGGTAATGGCTTTAAACCGCTGGGTGATTATATCCACAGCAAAGGTTTGAAATTTGGCATCCACGTAATGCGCGGAATCCCAAGACAGGCTGTTTGGTCAAAATCTCCGGTGAAAGGTACCAATGGCATTACTGCCGATATGGTAGCCGATACCAACTCAAAATGCCCATGGATGAACCACATGTATGGCTTGGACATGAAAAAGCCCGGTGCACAGGAATACCTGAATTCGCTGCTGGAGCTTTATGCTTCATGGGGAGTTGACTTTATTAAGGTAGATGACCTTTCGCGCCCGTACAGCAACGCCGAGGTTGAAGGTTATCAAAAAGCTATTCAGCAATGCGGCCGGCAGGTTGTATTAAGCTTATCGCCCGGCGAGACCCCGGTTGCGCAAGCGGCTCATGCTGCCAAATATGCCAATATGTGGCGCATGGCTGATGACTTTTGGGATAACTGGAAAGAGATCCTTCATATGTTTGAATATGCTAAAAGCTGGGAAGGTGCAAGCGGCCCCGGTCACTGGCCCGATTGTGATATGATCCAGATTGGCAAGCTAAGCAAGCGTGGTCCGGTAGGGCAGGAGCGCTTCAGCCGCTTTACCGAAGATGAAGAAATTACACATATGACCTTCTGGAGCATTTTCCAATCGCCGCTGATGATAGGGGGAAACATGCCCGAAAACCGTGATTTTGAGTTGAAGCTTTTTACCAATGATGAGGTAATTGCGGTAAACCAAAAAGGTGCGCACCCTAAACAGCTATACAAAAAAGATGGTGCCATGGTGTGGTATTCGCAGATCCCCGGCAGTAAGGATATTTATGCCGCCTTTTTCAATATTGGCGATGATGACAAATCTGTATCTCTCAATTTCAAAGACCTGGGCCTGAAAGGCAAGGTAACCGTACGTGACCTATGGAAAAAACAGGATGTTGGCCAGTACAAAACAAGCTATCAGCAAAAAATAAACAAACACGGCGCAGCACTATTTAAGCTGTCACCCAAAAACTAA
- the araA gene encoding L-arabinose isomerase — MIDLKTFEVWFITGSQNLYGEETLKKVAEHSQEIAKGIDGAANIPVRVVYKPVVKSTEEIYNTLQQANVAENCIGVIAWMHTFSPAKMWIRGLSILKKPMLHLHTQYNRDIPWSSIDMDFMNLNQSAHGDREFGFMVSRMRINRRVVVGHWQDSEVLKDIESWSRAAAGWYDWQGAKFVRFGDNMRFVAVTDGDKVEAELKFGFAVNTYGIGDLVAVVDSISDAEVKALTDEYEATYTMADDLKQGGARYQSVYDAAKIELGLRKFLQDGGYKGFSDTFEDLHGMIQLPGIASQRLMADGYGFAGEGDWKTAALVRAFKVMGAGLPGGNAFMEDYTYHFDPNNALVLGSHMLEVDSSLANGKAALEVHALGIGGKADPARLVFNVAGGAALNASIVDMGNRFRLIVNEVEAIEPVEDLPKLPVARVLWKPLPDMKTGCAAWIYAGGAHHTAYSQNLSAELINDFADMAGIEFLRIGKDTKLDQLRSEIRWNDAAYK; from the coding sequence ATGATTGATCTGAAAACATTTGAAGTATGGTTCATTACCGGGAGCCAGAATTTATACGGAGAAGAAACACTGAAAAAAGTTGCCGAGCACTCGCAGGAAATTGCTAAAGGTATTGACGGTGCTGCCAATATCCCTGTGCGTGTAGTGTACAAACCAGTTGTTAAATCAACCGAAGAAATCTACAACACCTTACAGCAGGCTAACGTTGCCGAAAACTGTATTGGTGTTATTGCCTGGATGCATACTTTTTCGCCAGCTAAAATGTGGATTCGTGGGTTAAGCATCCTTAAAAAACCGATGCTGCACCTGCATACCCAATATAACCGCGATATTCCATGGAGTTCAATTGACATGGATTTTATGAACCTTAACCAGAGCGCCCACGGCGACAGGGAATTCGGTTTCATGGTATCACGTATGCGCATTAACCGCAGAGTGGTTGTTGGTCACTGGCAGGATAGCGAAGTGTTGAAAGACATTGAAAGCTGGAGCCGTGCAGCAGCAGGCTGGTATGACTGGCAGGGCGCTAAGTTTGTTCGCTTTGGCGATAACATGCGTTTTGTTGCTGTTACCGATGGCGATAAAGTTGAGGCCGAATTGAAATTTGGTTTTGCTGTAAATACTTATGGCATTGGCGATCTGGTTGCTGTTGTTGACAGTATCAGCGATGCTGAGGTTAAAGCCCTTACCGATGAGTATGAAGCCACCTATACTATGGCCGATGACCTTAAGCAAGGCGGTGCAAGGTATCAGTCGGTTTATGACGCTGCCAAAATTGAACTTGGCTTACGTAAGTTTTTACAGGACGGCGGCTACAAAGGTTTCAGCGATACGTTTGAAGACCTGCATGGCATGATCCAGTTGCCGGGCATTGCTTCACAGCGCTTAATGGCCGATGGTTACGGTTTTGCCGGTGAAGGCGACTGGAAAACCGCTGCCCTGGTACGTGCATTCAAAGTAATGGGTGCTGGTTTACCAGGCGGTAACGCTTTCATGGAAGATTATACTTACCACTTTGATCCGAACAATGCCTTGGTTTTAGGCTCACACATGCTTGAAGTGGATAGCAGCTTAGCTAACGGCAAAGCAGCGTTAGAGGTACACGCATTGGGCATTGGCGGCAAAGCCGATCCTGCACGTTTGGTATTTAACGTGGCTGGCGGTGCTGCGTTGAACGCTTCTATCGTGGATATGGGTAACCGTTTCCGTTTAATTGTTAACGAGGTTGAAGCCATTGAGCCGGTTGAAGATCTGCCAAAATTACCAGTTGCAAGGGTGCTTTGGAAACCACTGCCCGATATGAAAACCGGTTGTGCAGCCTGGATCTATGCCGGCGGCGCACACCACACTGCGTACAGCCAAAACCTATCGGCCGAGTTGATCAATGATTTTGCTGATATGGCCGGTATCGAGTTTTTACGTATTGGTAAAGACACCAAACTTGATCAGCTGAGGAGCGAGATCAGGTGGAATGACGCGGCTTATAAATAG
- a CDS encoding sodium:solute symporter family transporter: MNKFSTIDYVIFVIYFIVVTSYGYWVYSRKKIKGVSDSHDFFLAEGSLTWWAIGASLIASNISAEQFIGTSGQGFAVGLAVAAYEWVAAIALIIVAVWFIPVYLKNKIFTMPQFLHTRYNETVSFIMAIFWLLLYVLVNLTSILYLGALAINNLMGGGYLHEIIIALSIFALFITLGGMKVIGFTDVIQVLVLVVGGLATTYIALTLVSEHFGLGKDAMAGLNKMMSDAPDHFKMMMAKPKPGAPQAEINKYLALPGIAMYFAGQWIVNLNYWGCNQYITQRALGANLKTARTGILFAGLMKLAMPVIVVLPGIAAYVLYKNGGLQQEMASGGHFNSDNAYSAILGFLPTGLKGLSVAALTAAIVASLAGKANSISTIFTLDIYKKHISKEASEKNMVLIGRLTILAALVFSIILTWKDLLGIGGEGGFTFIQKYTGFISPGIFAIFILGFFWKRTTGAAAIAGILTGFGMSVLFNNYAPKLFGNETLLYTAFPNGKGGYEIPFLICMGLSFMFTIIVMVAISLAGPKVNPKAFEIPRSMFKVEKSTMALIVVTLILLTMLYAKFW, encoded by the coding sequence ATGAACAAATTTTCCACTATCGATTACGTGATCTTCGTAATCTATTTTATTGTAGTTACGAGCTACGGGTACTGGGTTTACAGCCGTAAAAAGATCAAAGGCGTATCTGATAGTCACGACTTTTTCCTGGCCGAGGGTTCACTTACCTGGTGGGCCATTGGTGCTTCGCTAATCGCGTCAAACATATCTGCCGAGCAATTTATAGGCACCAGTGGGCAGGGTTTTGCTGTGGGTTTGGCCGTTGCAGCTTACGAATGGGTTGCTGCCATAGCGCTTATTATTGTGGCTGTATGGTTTATACCAGTATACCTCAAAAATAAGATTTTCACCATGCCGCAATTTCTGCATACGCGGTATAATGAAACGGTAAGTTTTATCATGGCCATTTTCTGGCTGTTGTTGTATGTGCTGGTTAACCTAACCTCTATACTTTACCTGGGTGCTTTGGCCATCAATAACTTAATGGGGGGCGGATACCTGCACGAGATCATTATCGCGTTATCGATCTTTGCATTGTTCATTACCCTTGGCGGTATGAAGGTGATCGGCTTTACCGATGTTATACAAGTATTGGTATTGGTTGTTGGTGGCTTGGCTACCACTTATATAGCGCTTACTTTGGTGAGCGAACATTTTGGTTTGGGCAAAGACGCCATGGCGGGCCTAAATAAAATGATGAGCGATGCACCTGATCACTTTAAAATGATGATGGCTAAACCTAAGCCGGGCGCTCCGCAGGCAGAGATCAACAAATACCTTGCGCTGCCTGGTATTGCCATGTATTTTGCCGGTCAATGGATCGTGAACCTGAACTACTGGGGCTGTAACCAATACATTACGCAAAGGGCTTTGGGCGCTAACCTGAAAACTGCCCGTACAGGGATCCTTTTTGCAGGTTTAATGAAACTGGCTATGCCTGTTATAGTGGTATTACCGGGTATTGCTGCTTACGTATTGTACAAAAACGGCGGCTTGCAACAGGAAATGGCATCGGGTGGTCACTTCAATTCGGATAATGCTTACTCGGCTATATTGGGCTTTTTGCCAACCGGGTTAAAAGGTCTTTCGGTTGCAGCTTTAACTGCTGCTATCGTGGCTTCGCTGGCAGGTAAGGCTAATAGTATCAGTACCATTTTTACGCTCGATATTTACAAAAAACATATCAGTAAAGAAGCCAGCGAAAAGAACATGGTACTTATAGGCAGGCTTACCATTTTGGCAGCGTTAGTGTTTTCGATCATACTTACCTGGAAAGATCTTTTAGGCATAGGCGGCGAAGGCGGCTTTACCTTTATCCAGAAATATACCGGCTTTATCAGCCCGGGGATCTTCGCCATTTTCATTTTAGGTTTCTTTTGGAAACGTACCACCGGGGCCGCGGCTATTGCCGGTATTTTAACAGGCTTTGGCATGTCGGTGCTGTTCAATAACTATGCACCAAAATTGTTTGGTAACGAAACCCTGTTGTATACGGCTTTCCCTAACGGTAAGGGCGGTTATGAAATTCCGTTCCTGATTTGTATGGGGCTGTCATTCATGTTCACCATTATTGTGATGGTGGCTATCAGCCTTGCCGGACCGAAAGTTAATCCGAAGGCCTTTGAAATTCCGCGCAGTATGTTCAAGGTTGAGAAATCAACCATGGCATTAATTGTAGTTACATTGATCCTGCTTACCATGCTTTATGCTAAATTCTGGTAA
- the fsa gene encoding fructose-6-phosphate aldolase produces the protein MKFFIDTANLAQIKEAHDLGVLDGVTTNPSLMAKEGITGHENIINHYKAICEITDGDVSAEVISTTFDEMVAEGEALAALHERIVVKLPMIKDGVKALKYFKQKGIKTNCTLVFSAGQALLAAKAGATYVSPFIGRLDDISTDGLQLIEDIRLIYDNYGYETQILAASVRHAMHIVNCAKLGADVITGPLSAITALLKHPLTDNGLAQFLADHAKAAGV, from the coding sequence ATGAAGTTTTTTATCGACACAGCCAACCTGGCACAAATTAAAGAAGCTCATGATCTGGGCGTATTAGACGGCGTTACCACCAACCCATCACTGATGGCTAAAGAAGGTATTACCGGTCATGAAAATATCATTAACCACTACAAAGCCATTTGCGAAATTACGGATGGCGATGTAAGTGCCGAAGTTATATCAACCACTTTTGACGAGATGGTTGCCGAAGGCGAAGCGCTCGCTGCTCTTCACGAGCGCATTGTGGTAAAGCTGCCCATGATAAAAGATGGCGTAAAAGCTTTAAAGTACTTTAAACAAAAAGGAATTAAAACCAATTGCACGCTGGTGTTTTCAGCGGGTCAGGCCCTGTTGGCGGCTAAGGCCGGTGCTACTTACGTATCGCCGTTTATCGGTCGTTTAGATGATATCTCAACAGATGGTTTACAACTGATTGAAGATATCAGGCTGATTTACGATAACTACGGTTATGAAACACAGATCCTGGCAGCTTCGGTACGTCATGCTATGCACATAGTTAACTGCGCTAAGCTGGGTGCAGATGTGATAACCGGTCCGCTGAGTGCTATTACCGCATTACTAAAACATCCGCTTACAGATAACGGGCTTGCGCAGTTCCTGGCCGACCATGCCAAGGCTGCAGGTGTTTAG
- a CDS encoding aldose epimerase family protein: protein MKNNKNLLMMLSCSAALFAACNGNPKATDSTVKDSTSVTTQSIPDSANFEADVQGQKVKLFTLKNNSGATVAVTNYGGRLVSLLVPDKDGKATDVILGYDSLKSYQKPKEPYFGAIIGRYGNRIAKGKFTLDGKAYQLDINDGVNTLHGGFNGFYGKVFSAKQLSASQLEFTYISKDGEGGYPGNLTATVVYTLGDDNALKIEYKATTDKTTIVNLTNHAYFNLNGAGNPTITDNVLQINADAFLPVDTTLIPTGKLQPVKGSPFDFTTSKTIGKDIGTADEQLKNGKGYDHNFVLNKHDLSTPIATVKSTVTGITMEVFTEEPGLQFYSGNFLTGETKDGKGGKAYPYRSAFCLETQHFPDAPNQPAFASTVLKPGQTYHTVTIYKFSK from the coding sequence ATGAAGAATAACAAGAATTTATTAATGATGTTAAGCTGTTCGGCAGCGCTTTTTGCGGCTTGTAACGGTAATCCAAAAGCAACTGATTCAACCGTGAAAGATTCAACCTCGGTAACTACCCAGTCAATACCCGATTCGGCAAATTTTGAGGCCGATGTACAGGGGCAAAAAGTAAAACTCTTTACCCTGAAAAATAACAGCGGTGCAACAGTGGCCGTTACCAATTATGGCGGCAGGCTGGTAAGCTTACTGGTACCCGATAAAGACGGCAAAGCTACCGATGTTATTTTAGGTTACGACTCGCTGAAAAGCTATCAAAAACCAAAGGAACCGTATTTCGGTGCCATCATAGGCCGTTATGGTAACCGTATTGCCAAAGGTAAATTCACGTTGGATGGCAAAGCTTACCAATTGGATATTAACGATGGTGTAAACACCCTGCATGGCGGCTTCAACGGCTTTTACGGAAAGGTATTTTCGGCTAAGCAGCTGAGCGCTTCGCAATTGGAATTTACTTATATTTCAAAAGACGGCGAAGGCGGTTATCCGGGCAATTTAACCGCAACCGTGGTTTATACTCTGGGCGATGATAACGCGCTTAAGATTGAATATAAAGCCACTACCGATAAAACTACCATCGTTAATTTAACTAACCACGCATATTTTAACCTGAATGGAGCGGGCAACCCAACTATTACCGATAACGTACTGCAAATAAATGCCGACGCATTTTTGCCGGTAGATACCACCTTGATCCCGACAGGCAAGCTGCAGCCGGTTAAAGGTAGCCCGTTTGATTTTACCACATCAAAAACCATTGGTAAAGACATTGGCACTGCCGATGAGCAATTGAAAAACGGTAAAGGTTATGACCATAACTTTGTATTGAACAAACATGACCTTAGCACCCCAATTGCTACCGTTAAAAGTACGGTTACCGGCATTACTATGGAGGTATTCACCGAAGAGCCAGGTTTGCAATTTTACTCAGGTAATTTTTTAACCGGCGAAACCAAAGATGGTAAAGGCGGTAAAGCTTATCCTTACCGTTCGGCGTTTTGTTTGGAAACCCAGCATTTTCCTGATGCGCCAAATCAACCGGCGTTTGCTTCAACCGTGTTAAAGCCTGGCCAAACCTACCATACGGTAACCATTTACAAATTCTCCAAATAA
- a CDS encoding alpha-L-arabinofuranosidase C-terminal domain-containing protein produces MLCAAGTFTGVRAQTQYTIAADKVKAHIQPTMYGIFFEDINLAADGGVYAELVKNRSFEFNMPLMGWKEHTKDGGDGRTEVINRAVERPENAHFIKSYITTDAGFYGFSNEGFRGMGVKEGEEYSFSVIAKQEGDTDVKLNIELHGDNDAIIGKAELTPTDKEWNRYSVKFKSDATTQKARLYVWMSGKGVIDLDMISLFPEHTWKNRPGGLRADLVQRLADLKPGFLRFPGGCIVEGRELSNRYQWKKTIGAVDKRENIINRWNTEFKHRPTPDYYQTFGLGFMEYFMTAEDIGASPLPILNCGMACEFNTGELVPLDKLDPYVQDALDLIEFANGDASTKWGKLRTDLGHPAPFNLKMIGVGNEQWGPQYIDRWKIFTKAIKTKYPDIKIVSALGPSPDGKEFDLLNKTFRSLGADILDEHYYAPAKWFRDNARRYDNYDRKGPKIFAGEYAAQSKSTVNPDNKNNWECALSEAAFMTGLERNADVVNMASYAPLFAHVEGWQWTPNLIWFDNLKSYATPNYYVQQLFSLNKGTDVVPLTLNNEAVAGQNDSYATASLDKNTNELVIKFVNTGTSAQNVNFKITGSKGYQKQATVTTLKSDNKDAENSLTAPTAVSPVENKIDISGNTLKLAVEPYSFKIVRLKNK; encoded by the coding sequence ATGCTGTGTGCAGCCGGTACCTTTACCGGGGTGCGTGCGCAAACACAATATACCATAGCGGCTGATAAGGTGAAGGCACACATTCAGCCAACCATGTATGGGATATTTTTTGAGGATATTAACCTTGCTGCCGATGGCGGTGTTTATGCCGAACTGGTAAAAAACCGCTCGTTTGAGTTCAATATGCCTCTGATGGGATGGAAGGAACATACAAAGGATGGCGGTGACGGCCGTACAGAAGTGATAAACCGTGCTGTTGAACGGCCGGAGAATGCGCACTTTATAAAAAGTTATATTACAACCGATGCCGGTTTTTACGGTTTCTCGAACGAGGGCTTTCGCGGGATGGGGGTTAAGGAAGGCGAGGAATACAGCTTTTCGGTGATAGCCAAACAGGAAGGCGATACCGATGTAAAACTGAATATTGAGCTGCACGGCGATAATGATGCTATTATTGGTAAAGCCGAACTTACGCCAACTGATAAAGAATGGAACCGTTATAGCGTGAAATTTAAATCGGATGCTACAACGCAGAAAGCACGTTTGTATGTTTGGATGAGCGGCAAGGGCGTAATCGACCTCGATATGATTTCCCTGTTCCCAGAGCACACCTGGAAAAACCGCCCGGGTGGCCTGCGTGCCGACCTGGTACAGCGACTGGCTGATCTTAAGCCCGGCTTTTTACGCTTTCCCGGCGGATGCATTGTTGAAGGCCGCGAGTTGAGCAACCGCTATCAGTGGAAAAAAACTATCGGCGCGGTTGATAAACGCGAGAACATCATTAACCGCTGGAATACCGAGTTTAAACACCGTCCAACGCCTGATTATTATCAAACTTTCGGCCTGGGCTTTATGGAGTATTTCATGACTGCCGAAGATATTGGCGCTTCGCCTCTGCCTATCCTGAATTGCGGTATGGCCTGCGAATTCAACACCGGCGAGCTGGTGCCTTTGGATAAACTTGATCCTTACGTGCAGGACGCACTCGACCTGATTGAGTTTGCTAATGGCGATGCCAGCACCAAATGGGGTAAGCTGCGTACCGATCTCGGTCACCCGGCACCGTTTAATTTAAAAATGATCGGTGTAGGTAACGAGCAATGGGGCCCGCAATATATCGACCGTTGGAAAATTTTCACCAAGGCTATCAAAACTAAATACCCCGATATCAAAATCGTATCGGCTTTAGGCCCATCGCCCGATGGTAAGGAGTTTGACTTGTTAAATAAAACATTCCGCAGTTTAGGTGCTGATATTTTGGATGAGCATTACTATGCGCCTGCAAAATGGTTCAGGGATAATGCCCGCCGCTACGATAATTATGATCGTAAAGGTCCTAAGATCTTCGCCGGTGAGTATGCCGCGCAAAGCAAATCCACAGTAAATCCGGATAATAAAAACAATTGGGAGTGCGCATTATCAGAAGCAGCCTTCATGACCGGTTTAGAGCGTAATGCAGATGTGGTGAACATGGCTTCATATGCCCCGCTTTTCGCTCATGTGGAAGGCTGGCAGTGGACACCAAACCTCATCTGGTTTGATAACCTGAAAAGCTATGCTACACCAAATTATTATGTGCAGCAATTGTTTTCGTTAAATAAAGGCACCGATGTAGTGCCGCTTACCTTAAACAATGAAGCCGTAGCCGGGCAAAATGATAGCTACGCAACCGCCAGTTTAGATAAGAATACCAACGAACTGGTGATCAAGTTTGTGAACACCGGCACATCAGCGCAAAACGTGAACTTTAAAATTACAGGTTCGAAAGGTTATCAGAAACAAGCGACAGTTACAACACTGAAATCCGATAATAAGGATGCTGAAAACTCATTGACCGCACCAACGGCAGTTAGCCCTGTTGAAAACAAGATTGATATTTCGGGCAATACCCTGAAGCTGGCGGTTGAGCCATACTCGTTTAAAATAGTAAGGCTTAAAAATAAATAG
- a CDS encoding arabinan endo-1,5-alpha-L-arabinosidase, producing MKNILLIITLLFPGIFCNAQELRTDISVHDPVMTRQDSTYYIFCTGNGIAMWSSSDRIHWKAEKPVFAAPPQWALDAIPGFKGHIWAPDISFYNGLYYLFYSVSAFGKNTSAIGVATNTTLHTNDPAYKWIDHGKVIQSIPGKTNWNAIDPNLITDKDGTPYLVFGSFWDGLKLVKLNKERLSVAEDLNNIPTIATRRKGSTENLPAVDGNPVDAGGNAIEAPFIFKHDQYFYLFASIDYCCKGPKSTYKMIIGRSKNLKGPYLDKDGIAMDKGGGSILLAGDKDWYGVGHNGVSTFDGADYIIFHGYDAADRGISKLRIEKLDWVGGWPVVGK from the coding sequence TTGAAAAATATCCTATTGATCATAACCTTATTGTTCCCGGGCATTTTCTGCAATGCCCAGGAACTAAGGACTGATATATCGGTACATGACCCGGTAATGACCCGGCAGGATAGTACGTATTACATCTTTTGTACGGGCAACGGCATTGCCATGTGGTCGTCGTCAGATAGGATACACTGGAAGGCCGAGAAACCGGTATTTGCTGCACCTCCGCAATGGGCTCTTGACGCTATTCCTGGTTTTAAAGGCCATATCTGGGCCCCGGATATTTCGTTTTACAATGGATTGTACTACCTGTTTTACTCGGTATCGGCCTTTGGCAAAAACACTTCGGCCATAGGTGTAGCAACCAATACTACATTACATACCAATGATCCGGCATATAAATGGATTGATCATGGCAAAGTGATTCAATCAATCCCCGGCAAAACCAACTGGAATGCCATCGACCCCAATTTAATTACAGATAAAGATGGTACACCGTATCTGGTTTTCGGATCGTTTTGGGATGGTTTAAAATTAGTGAAGCTGAATAAAGAGAGGTTAAGCGTTGCGGAGGATCTTAACAATATCCCAACCATAGCCACCCGCCGAAAAGGATCAACGGAAAATCTTCCCGCTGTTGACGGGAACCCGGTTGACGCCGGCGGCAATGCCATTGAAGCGCCGTTTATTTTTAAACACGATCAATACTTTTACCTGTTTGCCTCGATAGATTATTGCTGCAAAGGGCCGAAGAGTACTTACAAAATGATTATCGGTCGTTCAAAAAACCTAAAAGGGCCATACCTGGATAAAGATGGTATTGCTATGGATAAAGGCGGAGGCAGTATCCTGCTGGCCGGCGATAAGGATTGGTACGGTGTTGGACATAACGGTGTAAGCACCTTTGACGGCGCGGATTACATTATTTTCCACGGCTATGATGCAGCTGATAGAGGGATTTCGAAGTTAAGGATTGAGAAACTGGATTGGGTTGGCGGATGGCCGGTTGTAGGGAAATGA
- a CDS encoding glycoside hydrolase family 43 protein produces the protein MKISQYLIALGLTLGSLTYANATTRDTTFHSDGNPIIRHKYTADPAAMVYKDKVYLYTGHDEAAPGHNGYTMHDWTCFTTTDMVTWTEHPSPMNVKAFQWARDDAWASQVIERNGKFYWYVAVEHGTIRGKAIGVAVSDSPLGPFKDARGSALVTNDMTKAVKHSWDDIDPTVIIDKDGQAYLFWGNGICYYAKLKSNMTELDGEIKTITLPHYTEAPWIHERNGWYYLSYAYEFPEKIAYAMSRNINGPWEYKGIINEIAGNSNTNHQAIIEFKGKWYFIYHNGALVPDAGSFHRSVCIDYLYYNKDGSIKRVIMTSEGVKPAK, from the coding sequence ATGAAAATATCACAATACCTGATTGCATTAGGCCTAACACTTGGCAGCCTGACATATGCCAATGCCACAACCCGCGATACCACTTTTCACTCTGATGGTAACCCCATCATCAGGCATAAATATACCGCCGACCCGGCGGCTATGGTTTATAAGGACAAGGTATACCTGTACACCGGACATGATGAAGCTGCTCCCGGTCATAACGGCTATACCATGCACGACTGGACCTGCTTCACTACAACCGATATGGTGACCTGGACAGAGCATCCCTCACCGATGAATGTTAAGGCTTTTCAATGGGCCAGGGACGATGCATGGGCTTCGCAGGTGATAGAACGGAATGGCAAGTTTTACTGGTATGTGGCTGTTGAACATGGTACTATCCGCGGTAAAGCTATCGGTGTTGCGGTGTCTGATAGTCCGCTGGGGCCGTTTAAGGATGCCCGTGGCAGCGCTTTGGTTACCAACGATATGACCAAAGCCGTAAAGCATTCATGGGATGATATTGACCCAACAGTTATTATTGACAAAGACGGACAAGCCTACCTGTTTTGGGGCAATGGCATTTGCTATTACGCTAAACTGAAAAGTAACATGACCGAGCTTGATGGTGAGATCAAAACCATCACCTTGCCGCACTATACCGAAGCACCATGGATCCATGAGCGTAATGGCTGGTATTATCTTTCATATGCTTATGAATTTCCTGAGAAAATAGCCTATGCTATGAGCAGGAATATCAACGGGCCATGGGAATATAAGGGGATCATTAATGAAATAGCAGGAAATTCCAATACCAATCACCAGGCTATTATTGAGTTTAAGGGCAAATGGTATTTTATATATCATAACGGAGCGTTAGTGCCTGACGCTGGCAGTTTCCACCGTTCCGTTTGCATCGATTATTTGTATTACAATAAAGATGGGAGCATTAAGCGGGTGATAATGACCAGCGAAGGGGTTAAGCCGGCCAAATAA